The following proteins are encoded in a genomic region of Streptococcus cristatus AS 1.3089:
- a CDS encoding DUF1189 family protein, giving the protein MLPYPFNYFSSLIGFRKTFANRRMLSWFQLIFTSVFLISLSLIPVAIQTASLTSYALDTFVDKAFDTLDEDVMIDFDHHAQMKDHVLTTENPEGIHRNAAGTVIIGHHEELKLGKELTLYFDKENLKITKEGKELANIRYQAIDQKALKSKEALTKAISKDWFQQNRLVISLFLVLSAGFLFSINFAFLALGASFLLYLTKKSRLFSFKTFKECYHFILNCLGLPTIIGLICGLFGQSLPTIITVQNILFVLYLVIIFYKTHFRDEDFRN; this is encoded by the coding sequence ATGTTACCTTATCCTTTTAATTATTTTTCGAGCTTGATTGGTTTTAGAAAAACCTTCGCCAATCGTCGCATGCTCAGCTGGTTCCAGCTCATCTTTACCAGCGTCTTTTTAATTTCTCTGTCTTTGATTCCTGTGGCCATTCAGACAGCGTCTTTGACAAGCTATGCGCTGGATACCTTTGTTGATAAGGCTTTTGACACTCTGGATGAAGACGTGATGATTGACTTTGACCATCATGCCCAGATGAAAGACCATGTGCTGACCACTGAAAATCCTGAAGGCATTCATCGCAATGCCGCTGGTACTGTCATTATCGGCCATCACGAGGAGCTTAAATTAGGCAAGGAGCTGACCCTTTACTTCGACAAAGAAAATCTCAAAATCACTAAAGAAGGAAAAGAACTGGCCAATATCCGCTACCAAGCCATTGACCAGAAGGCTCTAAAAAGTAAAGAAGCCCTGACCAAAGCCATTTCTAAAGACTGGTTCCAACAAAACCGCTTGGTGATCAGCCTCTTCCTAGTCCTCTCCGCGGGCTTCCTCTTTAGCATCAACTTTGCCTTTCTGGCGCTCGGTGCCTCCTTCTTGCTCTATCTGACCAAGAAATCACGGTTATTTTCTTTTAAAACCTTTAAAGAATGCTATCACTTTATCCTCAACTGCCTAGGATTACCAACGATTATCGGACTTATCTGTGGCTTATTTGGGCAAAGCCTGCCTACGATTATCACCGTCCAAAATATCTTGTTTGTTCTTTATTTGGTGATTATTTTCTACAAAACACATTTCCGTGATGAGGATTTCAGAAATTAG
- a CDS encoding LacI family DNA-binding transcriptional regulator has translation MRVTIKEVAKLAGVSPSTVTRVVQNKSTISDETKKRVRAAMKELDYHPNLNARSLVSQSTQVIGLVLPDDSDVFYQNPFFPTVLRGISRIASEHDYAIQISTGQDEERRLENIKQMIFGKRVDGLIFLYSKPNDPLVDFAIKNQFPFLILGKAVSPFVSLVDNDNIKAGYDATKYFLDQGYKKIAFLAGNKELVVSQDRFAGYKQALDEAGISLDENIVKFSFGFLLEDSSYKIMEKMPIQEIEAFVTSDSMVAEGALHYLKDIDYRFPIITFDSIKPRIDVDAYININTLELGRESFRTLLQIIKDNKDDKHTCYRQVIPHSILTR, from the coding sequence ATGCGCGTTACGATTAAAGAAGTAGCGAAACTAGCGGGTGTGTCTCCCTCGACGGTGACACGCGTCGTACAAAACAAGTCAACCATCAGCGATGAAACTAAAAAACGGGTTCGTGCTGCCATGAAGGAGCTAGACTATCATCCAAATCTCAATGCTAGAAGTCTGGTCAGTCAGTCTACCCAAGTCATCGGCCTGGTGCTGCCCGATGATTCGGATGTTTTTTACCAAAACCCATTCTTTCCAACTGTCTTGCGGGGGATTTCGCGCATCGCGTCTGAACATGACTATGCCATTCAGATTAGCACCGGACAGGACGAAGAGCGTCGTTTAGAAAATATCAAACAAATGATTTTCGGAAAACGCGTTGATGGTTTGATTTTTCTCTATTCTAAGCCAAACGATCCGCTGGTTGACTTTGCGATTAAAAACCAGTTTCCTTTCTTGATTTTAGGGAAAGCAGTGTCACCATTTGTTTCTTTGGTCGATAATGATAATATCAAGGCTGGCTACGATGCAACCAAATATTTCCTAGATCAAGGTTATAAAAAAATTGCCTTCCTGGCTGGTAATAAAGAGCTCGTCGTATCCCAAGACCGCTTTGCTGGCTACAAACAAGCCCTGGATGAAGCAGGCATCTCTCTCGATGAAAATATCGTCAAGTTTTCTTTCGGTTTCCTCTTGGAAGATAGCAGTTATAAGATTATGGAAAAGATGCCTATTCAGGAAATTGAAGCCTTTGTGACATCGGATAGTATGGTTGCCGAAGGGGCTCTCCACTATCTCAAAGACATTGACTACCGTTTCCCTATTATCACTTTTGACTCTATCAAACCACGCATTGATGTAGATGCCTACATTAATATCAACACCCTCGAGTTGGGGAGGGAATCTTTCCGTACCTTGCTCCAAATTATTAAAGATAATAAGGATGACAAGCATACTTGCTATCGCCAAGTCATCCCCCACAGCATTCTTACTCGTTAG
- the pulA gene encoding type I pullulanase, producing MVYRIFQAYLDDENSITIELEKSFDAYSIHFTLEDKHSSSPLTIKKIENQEHQIIYTLSANDPIDLTESYTVYDQDRNHTILQYRHIVQKPIFDELFSYQGRDLGASYSPQATDFKLWAPISEKVLLHLEEQIIPLQRQDRGVWHTQVLGDLEGNAYYYIHKVNGKWIEVHDPYALSSDANSGHSYVIDRKKISRPIQRAASQVKPTEAVIYEMSVRDFSMQKEAGFSQPGKFASLSESPTVHGHTFGLKYLQDLGITHVQLMPVYDFGSVDEKHPELVYNWGYDPVQYNVPEGSLSSDPHNPYSRIFELQDAIAAYHKADMSVIMDVVYNHVYEADNYAFEKIVPGYFYRLDERGIRTNGTFCGNDVASEKAMVRHYIQQSVQQWVSLYGFDGFRFDLMGILDIATMKQIAQELKTIYPNIYLYGEGWQMPTGLDSDLLAHQFNAEQLAEYGFFSDHFRDTIKQTIAQGSRLDKEHATSWLENVLTANVGLTGEPHFLAPHQAINYVECHDNATVFDYFDIQNPNISLRQRLANSRLALHIVLLAQGVPFLHSGQEFYRTKNLIDNTYNLPDEINKLDWLRSLHYTEDIEFLKQLISFRKAHPLLTLATSSAIQKACQVKWLSPSLVEYKIQKDKQALTILINFGTEAATYENKTKQSIHLQYPHINAKKPIAPLADSYTVPAKQVLVLK from the coding sequence ATGGTTTATCGTATTTTCCAAGCCTACTTAGATGATGAAAATAGCATCACTATCGAATTGGAAAAGTCCTTTGACGCTTATTCTATCCACTTCACTCTAGAGGACAAGCATAGCTCCAGTCCTTTGACCATCAAAAAAATTGAGAATCAAGAACATCAGATTATCTACACTCTTTCAGCCAATGATCCGATTGATTTGACTGAATCTTACACAGTCTATGATCAGGATCGCAATCACACCATTCTCCAGTATCGCCACATTGTCCAGAAGCCAATTTTTGATGAACTATTTAGCTATCAGGGAAGAGATTTGGGAGCTAGCTATAGCCCTCAGGCAACAGATTTCAAACTTTGGGCTCCTATTTCAGAAAAAGTCTTGCTGCATCTGGAAGAGCAGATTATTCCTCTCCAAAGGCAAGATAGGGGCGTCTGGCATACGCAGGTCCTTGGGGACTTAGAAGGCAATGCCTACTATTATATCCACAAGGTGAATGGAAAATGGATAGAGGTACATGACCCCTATGCCCTCTCTTCAGATGCCAACTCTGGCCATAGTTATGTCATTGACCGCAAAAAGATTAGCAGACCTATTCAGCGGGCTGCGAGCCAAGTAAAACCAACAGAAGCCGTTATCTATGAAATGAGCGTGCGAGACTTCTCTATGCAAAAGGAAGCTGGTTTTTCACAGCCTGGTAAATTTGCTTCTCTGTCCGAATCTCCAACTGTACACGGTCATACTTTTGGTCTAAAATACTTGCAGGATTTGGGCATTACACACGTTCAACTTATGCCTGTCTACGACTTTGGCAGTGTTGACGAAAAACATCCTGAACTCGTTTACAATTGGGGCTATGATCCCGTCCAGTATAATGTTCCTGAAGGCAGCTTGTCAAGCGACCCACACAATCCTTATAGCCGTATCTTTGAACTACAAGACGCGATTGCGGCTTATCACAAGGCCGATATGAGCGTCATCATGGATGTTGTCTATAATCACGTCTATGAAGCAGATAACTATGCTTTTGAAAAGATTGTGCCAGGCTACTTCTATCGTCTAGACGAGCGAGGCATACGGACAAACGGTACCTTCTGCGGAAATGATGTGGCCAGTGAAAAAGCTATGGTACGGCATTATATCCAACAATCCGTCCAGCAATGGGTTAGCCTCTACGGATTTGATGGCTTCCGCTTTGACTTGATGGGCATCCTCGACATAGCCACCATGAAGCAAATCGCTCAGGAACTAAAAACCATCTATCCAAACATCTATCTTTACGGTGAGGGCTGGCAAATGCCGACTGGACTTGATAGCGACCTTCTGGCTCACCAATTCAACGCTGAGCAACTAGCTGAATACGGCTTCTTCAGCGATCATTTCCGTGATACCATCAAGCAAACCATCGCCCAAGGTAGCCGACTGGACAAAGAGCATGCGACTAGCTGGCTAGAAAATGTCTTAACAGCCAATGTCGGCCTGACAGGAGAGCCACATTTTCTAGCACCTCATCAGGCGATCAACTATGTGGAATGCCATGACAATGCAACGGTGTTTGATTATTTTGATATTCAAAATCCAAATATCAGTCTCCGTCAACGCCTAGCCAACTCTCGTCTAGCTCTGCACATCGTTCTCCTAGCGCAAGGAGTTCCTTTCCTCCACAGCGGCCAGGAATTTTATCGGACCAAGAATCTGATTGACAACACCTACAACCTACCTGATGAGATCAACAAACTCGACTGGCTACGCTCTCTTCACTATACCGAAGACATTGAATTTTTGAAGCAACTCATTTCCTTTAGAAAGGCTCACCCACTTCTGACTCTGGCAACTAGCTCTGCTATTCAAAAAGCTTGTCAGGTCAAATGGCTCAGCCCTAGCCTCGTTGAATATAAGATTCAAAAAGATAAGCAAGCGCTGACCATCTTGATTAACTTTGGTACTGAAGCAGCGACTTATGAAAATAAAACCAAGCAAAGCATCCATCTTCAGTATCCGCACATTAACGCTAAAAAACCAATCGCCCCGCTAGCAGACTCTTATACAGTTCCTGCCAAGCAAGTCTTGGTTCTGAAATAA